In one window of Micromonospora cathayae DNA:
- a CDS encoding extracellular solute-binding protein, producing the protein MLLVATTVAACGDGQDDGAKVSAPKAPATIPELTKDPLTLSFIWFDWPPAHALEAFANAEYKKERPNATIKVNTVPNANWHDAMFTQFAARKTDFDIAILDSQHIGEAVTNGNILDLTDFVKSNIDVNAYNPYLLAAYGQFPQAETGKRDENASLYGLPLLGDTWTMIYRKDLIGDKPPQTWDEMISVAGKCQAENPGVSGLAFHQANGSDAAAVTYNTVNGVYGGNLWDPKTRKIQGVLNDAAGHEAMDVLVNKMKPLTAKGSGNWFIDEVNAAVAQGKACIAFNWIAASGGLLDPKQSTLGTTREQILDKLGFATLPSQKTNLVPLGGMGMHVSAYSSTANQAEALNFMKWFERADIQKKWAAAGGVPARTDALESPEFLNAGPFNQVYADSVPRMRDMWNVPEYARLVDIENTNVNAALNGAKKPKDALDDIAKEQQSVLDSSGRKGGGGL; encoded by the coding sequence ATGCTGCTGGTGGCCACGACCGTGGCGGCCTGCGGCGACGGCCAGGACGACGGCGCGAAGGTGAGCGCCCCGAAGGCCCCGGCGACCATCCCGGAGCTCACCAAGGACCCGCTGACCCTCAGCTTCATCTGGTTCGACTGGCCGCCCGCCCACGCCCTGGAAGCGTTCGCGAACGCGGAGTACAAGAAGGAGCGGCCGAACGCGACCATCAAGGTCAACACCGTGCCGAACGCGAACTGGCACGACGCGATGTTCACCCAGTTCGCCGCGCGCAAGACCGACTTCGACATCGCGATCCTGGACTCGCAGCACATCGGCGAGGCCGTGACGAACGGCAACATCCTCGACCTCACCGACTTCGTCAAGAGCAACATCGACGTCAACGCCTACAACCCCTACCTGCTGGCGGCCTACGGCCAGTTCCCGCAGGCGGAGACCGGTAAGCGCGACGAGAACGCCAGCCTGTACGGACTGCCGCTGCTCGGCGACACCTGGACGATGATCTACCGCAAGGACCTGATCGGCGACAAGCCACCGCAGACCTGGGACGAGATGATCTCCGTCGCCGGGAAGTGCCAGGCCGAGAACCCGGGCGTCAGCGGGCTGGCCTTCCACCAGGCCAACGGCTCCGACGCCGCGGCCGTCACCTACAACACGGTCAACGGCGTCTACGGCGGCAACCTCTGGGACCCCAAGACGCGCAAGATCCAGGGCGTCCTCAACGACGCTGCGGGCCACGAGGCGATGGACGTCCTGGTCAACAAGATGAAGCCGCTGACCGCCAAGGGCTCCGGCAACTGGTTCATCGACGAGGTGAACGCGGCGGTCGCCCAGGGCAAGGCCTGCATCGCGTTCAACTGGATCGCCGCGAGCGGCGGCCTGCTCGATCCGAAGCAGTCGACGCTCGGCACCACGCGGGAGCAGATCCTCGACAAGCTGGGCTTCGCCACCCTGCCGAGCCAGAAGACGAACCTGGTCCCGCTCGGCGGCATGGGGATGCACGTGTCGGCCTACTCCTCCACGGCGAACCAGGCGGAGGCGCTGAACTTCATGAAGTGGTTCGAGCGGGCCGACATCCAGAAGAAGTGGGCCGCGGCCGGTGGCGTGCCAGCGCGTACGGACGCCCTGGAGTCGCCCGAGTTCCTCAACGCCGGGCCGTTCAACCAGGTGTACGCCGACTCGGTGCCCCGGATGCGGGACATGTGGAACGTGCCCGAGTACGCGCGCCTCGTCGACATCGAGAACACCAACGTGAACGCGGCTCTCAACGGCGCGAAGAAGCCGAAGGACGCGCTCGACGACATCGCCAAGGAGCAGCAGAGCGTGCTCGACTCGAGCGGCCGCAAGGGCGGCGGCGGGCTGTGA
- a CDS encoding ABC transporter ATP-binding protein, with protein MAGIEVTALHKRYPDGTVAVEHVDLSIGDGELFVMLGPSGCGKTTTLRAIAGLERQTTGDIRIGDTLVNDLPPAERDIAMVFQFYALYPHLRTRDNLAFPLRAEGLPKPEVQARVAEAARLMRLGPLLDRRPRQLSGGEQQRVALARALVRRPRAFLMDEPLTNLDAELRADMRTEIKHLQGELGTTMVYVTHDQVEAMSLGHRIAILNKGRVEQVGTPLEVYDRPASLFCAAFIGSPPMNLIEVEVADGKLRGQGGLALTPPPGLPRDRRLVAGVRPEALEVTAPGADGSIPARVVSAEWLGDEIIYVVDHSGERDVRVRMPPTVRFSVDAPVGLRHTGGTPAVYDVRTEELVA; from the coding sequence ATGGCCGGCATCGAGGTGACCGCCCTGCACAAGCGCTACCCGGACGGTACGGTCGCGGTCGAACACGTGGACCTGTCCATCGGCGACGGCGAACTGTTCGTGATGCTCGGCCCGTCCGGCTGCGGCAAGACCACCACGCTGCGGGCGATCGCCGGCCTGGAGCGGCAGACGACGGGCGACATCCGCATCGGCGACACGCTGGTCAACGACCTGCCGCCCGCCGAACGCGACATCGCCATGGTGTTCCAGTTCTACGCCCTCTACCCGCACCTGCGGACCCGCGACAACCTGGCGTTCCCGCTGCGGGCCGAGGGACTACCCAAACCGGAGGTGCAGGCGCGGGTCGCCGAGGCCGCCCGGCTGATGCGGCTCGGTCCGCTCCTGGACCGGCGACCGCGCCAGCTGTCCGGCGGGGAACAGCAGCGCGTCGCGCTGGCCCGCGCCCTGGTGCGGCGACCGCGCGCGTTCCTCATGGACGAACCTCTCACCAACCTGGACGCCGAGCTGAGGGCGGACATGCGTACCGAGATCAAACACCTGCAGGGGGAACTGGGGACGACCATGGTCTACGTCACCCACGACCAGGTCGAGGCGATGTCGCTCGGTCACCGGATCGCCATCCTGAACAAGGGCCGCGTCGAGCAGGTCGGCACGCCGCTGGAGGTCTACGACCGTCCGGCGAGTCTGTTCTGCGCCGCGTTCATCGGCTCCCCGCCGATGAACCTGATCGAGGTGGAGGTGGCCGACGGGAAGCTGCGCGGTCAGGGCGGACTGGCCCTCACGCCACCGCCGGGTCTGCCCCGCGACCGTCGCCTGGTGGCAGGCGTCCGGCCGGAGGCGCTGGAGGTCACCGCACCAGGGGCGGACGGTTCCATCCCGGCCCGCGTGGTCTCCGCCGAGTGGCTCGGCGACGAGATCATCTACGTGGTCGACCACAGCGGCGAACGCGACGTACGGGTCCGGATGCCTCCGACCGTCCGCTTCTCCGTCGACGCACCGGTCGGGTTGCGGCACACCGGCGGGACCCCGGCGGTCTACGACGTGCGCACGGAAGAGCTGGTGGCCTGA
- a CDS encoding carbohydrate ABC transporter permease translates to MSDPVPLTTDDPGQVASATPPAPGRSRRLGDRGLAVAFISPALLLLLAMSVFPLLWALYLSFTDYSATRGGPANFVGFGNYTAILTSAQVHARALTTLVYVVGAVSLQTGLGFTIAYLISRRTHGRGALTTLFLVPMMLSPVVVGLFWRFMLDAQFGVINSMLGSVGLGQVEWLTRQRTALVSLIVVDTWQWTPFIMLIALAGLTAVPKYLYEAASIDRASEWFRFRTITLPLVWPLLLIAVLFRAIEAFRLFDLVYILTSGGPGVSTETLSFHVYKVAFLGFNTGTASAYGILMVLVVVVLTQLYLRYLNKLKEG, encoded by the coding sequence GTGAGTGACCCCGTCCCCCTGACGACCGACGACCCCGGGCAGGTGGCGTCCGCGACACCACCTGCGCCGGGCCGGTCCCGCCGGCTGGGCGACCGCGGGCTCGCCGTGGCCTTCATCTCCCCCGCGCTGCTGCTGTTGCTCGCCATGTCGGTGTTCCCGTTGCTGTGGGCGTTGTACCTGTCCTTCACCGACTACTCGGCCACCCGCGGCGGGCCCGCCAACTTCGTCGGGTTCGGCAACTACACCGCCATCCTGACGTCGGCGCAGGTCCACGCGAGGGCCCTGACCACGTTGGTCTACGTGGTCGGCGCGGTCTCCCTGCAGACCGGGCTCGGTTTCACCATCGCCTACCTGATCTCCCGACGTACGCACGGGCGGGGTGCGCTGACCACACTGTTCCTGGTCCCGATGATGCTGTCGCCGGTCGTGGTCGGGCTGTTCTGGCGGTTCATGCTCGACGCGCAGTTCGGCGTGATCAACAGCATGCTCGGCTCGGTCGGTCTGGGGCAGGTGGAGTGGCTCACCCGGCAGCGGACGGCGCTGGTCTCCCTGATCGTGGTCGACACCTGGCAGTGGACGCCCTTCATCATGCTCATCGCGCTCGCCGGCCTCACCGCGGTCCCCAAGTACCTGTACGAGGCCGCCTCGATCGACCGGGCGTCCGAGTGGTTCCGGTTCCGCACCATCACCCTTCCGCTGGTGTGGCCGCTGCTCCTCATCGCCGTGCTGTTCCGGGCCATCGAGGCATTCCGGCTGTTCGACCTCGTCTACATCCTCACCAGCGGAGGCCCGGGGGTCTCCACCGAGACGTTGTCGTTCCACGTCTACAAGGTCGCGTTCCTGGGCTTCAACACCGGAACCGCCTCGGCGTACGGAATCCTCATGGTCCTCGTCGTCGTCGTCCTCACGCAGCTCTACCTGCGCTACCTGAACAAGCTCAAGGAGGGCTGA
- a CDS encoding ABC transporter ATP-binding protein translates to MGTVAAHGLRKSFGKVQALDGVTLDVPDGSFFVVLGPSGAGKTTTLRAIAGLEKLDAGSVHLDGRDATGDTPAARDLAMVFQNYALYPRRTAYENIASPLRARRCSSGEIAAAVERMASLLHIERLLQRRPAQLSGGEMQRVALARALVRRPRAFLMDEPLTNLDLKLRVEMRTELTRIHRSLGATFVYVTNDQVEALSMADQVAVLKEGTVQQVGTPTEVYERPANQWVAGFVGSPPISLLACRAEGDRLVGADGWTLPRPRWTTAEDGRALLLGLRAEDLSVERRGDASLPGELYGLEPLGDRTVVDVRVGTEILKVKARPTVTGTPGERLQVTVDLDRAHLFDAGTGLSLSAAGR, encoded by the coding sequence ATGGGAACCGTGGCAGCGCACGGACTGCGTAAGTCCTTCGGCAAGGTGCAGGCCCTGGACGGGGTGACGCTGGACGTGCCGGACGGCTCGTTCTTCGTCGTGCTCGGGCCCTCCGGTGCCGGCAAGACGACGACCCTGCGGGCGATCGCCGGCCTCGAGAAGCTCGACGCCGGGTCGGTGCATCTGGACGGCCGGGACGCGACCGGTGACACCCCGGCCGCACGCGACCTGGCCATGGTGTTCCAGAACTACGCCCTCTACCCGCGACGCACGGCGTACGAGAACATCGCCTCGCCGCTGCGGGCCCGCCGCTGCTCGTCGGGCGAGATCGCCGCTGCCGTCGAGCGGATGGCGAGCCTGCTGCACATCGAACGCCTGCTGCAGCGTCGTCCCGCGCAGTTGTCGGGCGGTGAGATGCAGCGGGTCGCCCTGGCCCGGGCGCTGGTCCGTCGTCCGCGCGCGTTCCTGATGGACGAGCCGTTGACGAACCTCGACCTCAAACTCCGTGTCGAGATGCGCACCGAGCTCACCCGCATCCACCGGAGCCTCGGCGCGACCTTCGTCTACGTCACCAACGACCAGGTCGAGGCCCTGTCCATGGCCGACCAGGTCGCGGTTCTCAAGGAGGGGACGGTGCAGCAGGTCGGCACGCCGACCGAGGTGTACGAGCGGCCGGCCAACCAGTGGGTCGCGGGATTCGTCGGGAGCCCCCCGATCAGCCTGCTCGCCTGCCGCGCGGAAGGAGACCGTCTGGTCGGTGCGGACGGCTGGACGCTGCCGCGGCCCCGCTGGACCACGGCCGAGGACGGTCGTGCGCTGCTGCTGGGCCTGCGCGCCGAGGACCTGTCCGTCGAGCGGCGCGGGGACGCGTCGTTGCCGGGTGAACTCTACGGCCTCGAGCCGCTCGGGGACCGGACGGTGGTCGACGTCCGGGTGGGGACGGAGATCCTCAAGGTCAAGGCCCGCCCCACCGTCACCGGTACGCCGGGTGAGCGGCTGCAGGTCACGGTCGACCTGGACCGTGCGCACCTGTTCGACGCGGGCACCGGGCTGTCGCTGTCCGCGGCCGGGCGGTAG
- a CDS encoding carbohydrate ABC transporter permease, whose product MAVSVDEAVSTGPARDRTPPARRFGGRGRSALEIVLLALLAVVMLFPVLWMIETSIKENRDVYAIPAKFFDFDVTMDHFRDVFVAPDGGRSALSVAFLNSVVVAGVSTLLATVLGVPAAWAYSRFGVKAKKDQLFFILSTRFMPPVVVVIPIFLMYRQVGLIDSKLGLILIYAAFNVPFTIWMMKGFVDEVPAEYEDAAMLDGYTRLQAFWKFTLPLLVPGIAATAVFALIFSWNEFVFAIFLTSSDGVRTAPPAIAGLIGGTTVDWGLVAAASVVFALPVLVFAYLVRKHLVAGVTLGAVRR is encoded by the coding sequence ATGGCCGTCTCCGTCGACGAGGCCGTCTCCACAGGTCCCGCCCGGGACCGGACGCCTCCCGCGCGCCGCTTCGGCGGTCGGGGCCGCTCCGCGCTGGAGATCGTGCTGCTGGCCCTGCTGGCCGTCGTGATGCTCTTCCCGGTGCTGTGGATGATCGAGACGTCCATCAAGGAGAACCGGGACGTCTACGCGATCCCGGCGAAGTTCTTCGACTTCGACGTCACCATGGACCATTTCAGGGACGTGTTCGTCGCCCCCGACGGCGGACGCTCGGCCCTGTCCGTCGCGTTCCTCAACTCCGTGGTGGTCGCCGGGGTCTCCACGCTGCTGGCCACCGTGCTGGGGGTGCCGGCGGCCTGGGCCTACTCCCGCTTCGGGGTGAAGGCCAAGAAGGACCAGCTGTTCTTCATCCTGTCCACCCGGTTCATGCCGCCCGTGGTGGTGGTGATCCCGATCTTCCTCATGTACCGCCAGGTCGGGCTCATCGACAGCAAGCTCGGCCTGATCCTCATCTACGCCGCGTTCAACGTCCCGTTCACGATCTGGATGATGAAGGGTTTCGTCGACGAGGTGCCCGCGGAGTACGAGGATGCCGCCATGCTCGACGGCTACACCCGGTTGCAGGCGTTCTGGAAGTTCACCCTTCCCCTGCTCGTGCCCGGCATCGCCGCGACGGCGGTCTTCGCCCTGATCTTCTCGTGGAACGAGTTCGTGTTCGCCATCTTCCTCACCTCCAGCGACGGCGTACGGACGGCCCCACCCGCCATCGCCGGCCTCATCGGCGGCACCACCGTGGACTGGGGTCTGGTGGCCGCCGCCTCGGTGGTGTTCGCCCTACCGGTGCTCGTCTTCGCCTACCTGGTGCGCAAGCACCTCGTGGCCGGTGTGACACTCGGGGCGGTGCGACGCTGA